One stretch of Riemerella columbina DNA includes these proteins:
- a CDS encoding glycosyltransferase → MKILQIINSVEIGGAETLLIESLDFYKKEGVEMDVLALKKADTFLSKKVEEEQLNYTTLTQGSVYNPLLIFKIIPYLRKYDVVHTHLFPALYWVVLAKWLSFSKTPIVYTEHSTHNKRREHFLLKWIDRVIYRGVRKIVSISDDVDRKIKEHLGFPQDRFQLINNGVDIAQYATALPYKKTEFFGEQDFILVQVSSFRYPKDQKTLIKALALLPENVKLLLIGIGELEEECKKMVQNLNLEQRVQFLGLRNDVPRILKTSDITILSSHYEGLSLSCIEGMASGKPFVASQAPGLENIVKGYGVVFEPNNEKDLAEKILLLMTDSNLYNKIAEKCQQRSLDYHISKMVKRYIDVYKESI, encoded by the coding sequence ATGAAGATTTTACAAATTATAAACTCTGTTGAAATTGGTGGAGCAGAAACACTATTGATAGAGTCACTAGATTTTTATAAAAAAGAAGGGGTAGAAATGGATGTATTAGCTTTAAAAAAAGCAGATACCTTCCTAAGCAAAAAAGTTGAAGAAGAGCAACTGAACTATACCACTCTCACACAAGGGAGCGTATATAACCCATTGCTGATATTTAAAATAATACCCTATTTAAGAAAATATGATGTGGTGCATACCCATTTGTTTCCAGCTTTATATTGGGTGGTGTTAGCGAAGTGGTTGAGTTTCTCTAAAACCCCTATCGTTTATACCGAGCATAGTACGCACAATAAACGCCGTGAGCATTTTTTATTAAAGTGGATAGATCGAGTTATCTACCGAGGCGTCCGAAAAATCGTTAGTATATCAGATGATGTAGATCGTAAAATAAAAGAACATTTAGGCTTTCCGCAGGATAGATTTCAATTGATAAACAATGGCGTAGATATAGCGCAATATGCCACCGCATTACCTTATAAAAAAACAGAATTTTTTGGAGAGCAAGATTTTATTTTAGTCCAAGTATCCAGTTTCAGGTATCCCAAAGACCAAAAAACACTCATCAAAGCTCTTGCATTATTACCAGAGAATGTTAAATTACTACTGATAGGCATAGGAGAGTTAGAGGAGGAGTGTAAAAAAATGGTACAAAATCTTAATTTAGAACAGAGAGTCCAATTTTTAGGTTTAAGAAATGATGTACCTCGGATTTTGAAAACCTCCGATATCACCATTTTATCATCTCATTACGAAGGTTTATCTTTGTCTTGTATAGAAGGTATGGCAAGTGGTAAGCCATTTGTTGCCAGTCAAGCACCAGGATTAGAAAATATTGTAAAAGGCTATGGCGTGGTTTTTGAACCCAATAATGAGAAAGATTTAGCAGAAAAGATTTTATTATTGATGACAGATAGTAATCTCTATAATAAAATTGCGGAGAAATGTCAACAAAGATCTTTAGATTATCACATTAGTAAAATGGTAAAACGGTATATAGATGTATATAAAGAAAGTATTTAA
- a CDS encoding glycosyltransferase family 4 protein — protein sequence MKILFFIPSMRNKGGVERAAITLMNAMAQLEGLHISILTLNDNREDFAFPIDDNISVVNLEITHYKRQYIKLFFRLRKYLKANVYDAIILIETISLLFSFLPTILLKKKPKLVVWEHFNFKNTNNSKLRAYFRIIAAKYADLIVVLTERDEETWKKQLRINNAITYIYNISPYSGTEVQYSEDSKVAIAVGRFVPVKGFERLIEIWDILEHKYFNLGWKLHLVGYGEQKENLKALIVKKGLGDSIKILENQDMREVYQQAGVLCMTSYFEGLPMVLLEAQDYALPSIAFDIYSGPAEILHNGSGILVKDNNLEDYADELFLLLSDTDKRRRMSALALENSQRFSKGEIVKKWTTELKKLL from the coding sequence ATGAAAATACTATTTTTTATTCCGAGTATGAGAAATAAAGGGGGAGTGGAGCGAGCGGCCATCACCTTGATGAATGCAATGGCTCAGTTAGAAGGCTTGCACATCAGTATTCTGACTCTTAATGATAATAGGGAAGATTTTGCCTTCCCTATTGATGATAATATCTCAGTGGTTAATTTGGAGATTACGCATTACAAAAGACAGTATATAAAACTCTTCTTTCGATTAAGAAAATATTTAAAAGCTAATGTCTATGATGCTATTATCTTAATAGAAACTATTTCTCTTCTGTTTTCTTTTTTACCCACAATACTTTTAAAGAAAAAGCCTAAGTTAGTAGTATGGGAGCATTTTAATTTTAAAAATACTAATAATAGTAAGTTAAGAGCTTATTTTCGCATCATAGCGGCTAAGTATGCGGACTTAATTGTGGTACTTACAGAAAGAGATGAAGAGACTTGGAAAAAACAACTTCGCATTAACAATGCCATTACCTATATTTATAACATTAGCCCATATAGTGGTACTGAAGTACAATATTCTGAAGATAGTAAAGTGGCGATTGCAGTTGGTCGTTTTGTACCTGTAAAAGGTTTTGAACGTTTGATAGAGATTTGGGATATTTTAGAACATAAATATTTCAATCTTGGTTGGAAGCTACATCTGGTAGGCTATGGAGAGCAAAAAGAGAATCTAAAGGCTTTAATAGTTAAAAAAGGTTTAGGAGATTCTATTAAGATATTAGAAAATCAGGATATGAGGGAGGTCTACCAACAGGCGGGGGTCTTGTGCATGACTTCATACTTTGAGGGACTTCCAATGGTTTTATTAGAGGCTCAGGACTACGCTCTCCCAAGTATAGCGTTTGATATCTACTCGGGTCCAGCAGAAATACTACACAATGGTTCGGGTATTCTGGTGAAAGATAATAATTTAGAGGATTATGCTGATGAATTATTTCTATTGCTTTCTGATACTGATAAACGACGAAGAATGTCGGCATTAGCTTTAGAGAATAGCCAAAGATTTTCAAAAGGTGAAATTGTAAAGAAATGGACTACTGAACTAAAAAAACTGCTATAA
- a CDS encoding glycosyltransferase, giving the protein MNKKQPLVSVLLPAYNVEAYIAETVESVLEQSFTNFELIIINDGSTDKTLQVVEAFKDPRIILVNQENLGLAKTLNKGLQMARGEYIARIDGDDICYRNRLKIQVEYLENHPEIGLLGTGIELIDEQSQHLGYRVPIIGQHILPWVIRYQGNPIKHPTVMFRRQLALDCGGYDQRIGKYFEDYMLWLKMSQVTAIDNLPKILVKYRLTTGSIIGSMKTTEIDTFVGKIMRKGGFTDQDAQQWQELLARPVDKTKRQSLEQSSRFGYYQRFIEIFYPIFGDKVISLLANLKKIKYRGVQI; this is encoded by the coding sequence ATGAATAAAAAACAACCTCTGGTATCGGTACTATTACCAGCCTACAATGTGGAAGCTTACATAGCAGAGACGGTGGAAAGCGTTCTTGAGCAGTCATTTACAAACTTTGAGTTAATTATTATCAATGATGGGTCTACGGATAAAACGCTTCAGGTTGTAGAAGCATTTAAAGATCCACGTATTATCCTTGTCAATCAAGAAAATTTAGGTCTTGCCAAAACTCTTAATAAAGGATTGCAAATGGCAAGAGGAGAGTATATTGCAAGAATAGATGGAGACGATATATGCTATCGTAATAGACTGAAAATCCAGGTGGAATATTTAGAAAACCATCCTGAGATAGGTCTTCTTGGTACGGGCATAGAGCTTATTGATGAGCAAAGTCAACACCTTGGCTATAGAGTACCCATCATTGGACAACATATACTCCCGTGGGTTATTCGCTACCAAGGGAACCCTATAAAGCATCCTACGGTAATGTTCCGGCGACAGTTGGCCCTCGATTGTGGCGGCTATGATCAGCGCATAGGTAAGTATTTTGAAGATTATATGCTTTGGTTAAAAATGAGTCAGGTAACCGCCATAGACAATTTACCTAAAATATTGGTAAAGTACCGTCTAACCACAGGTTCCATAATAGGCTCTATGAAAACGACAGAGATAGACACGTTTGTAGGGAAGATAATGAGAAAAGGGGGATTCACGGATCAAGACGCTCAGCAATGGCAAGAGCTATTGGCGCGTCCTGTTGATAAAACCAAGCGACAGAGCTTAGAGCAGAGTTCTCGATTTGGATATTATCAGCGTTTTATAGAGATATTCTACCCTATATTTGGTGATAAGGTGATTAGTCTCTTAGCTAATTTGAAGAAAATAAAATATAGAGGTGTACAAATATAG
- a CDS encoding lipopolysaccharide biosynthesis protein, translating to MLLKKSIQGITWSFIDIIVNKLAVFLTTIYMARLLDPSVYGLIGMIAIFISIGGSLVDTGSSVSLIRSPRITSLDSSSVFVGSIIISVILYGIFYVLAPFIADFYGYQILTEIIRVYCLIFIILGFRSVQYAMLIRSLEFRKNTLISIPAVLVSISVGVSLAHYGFGVWSLVWLYLSQQIVLTILYWGTSRERIRFKFSKKVFLKHFNFGYKLTLSGIMHTAFTNLNNIFIGKFYPLAQSGYYERAYSLNNYTSNLFVMMVTRVMLPVLSKIQGDKNKMVNIFAYLTRYSFFVMSFLMIIIIVFSKEILLVLLGEKWLPAVPFLQILSLYTAFMPIHTFNVNILQIYGRSDYFLRAEICKKVFQGLAMLVLFQFGLYWLVSSLFFLSVFELYINAYFVSKILPVSVKQQLLNYSKELILFTVALVASFMVIRTRWAALYYWQTLLGVLLLIILVYTLFFYIFERKNLRYILTLKKAM from the coding sequence ATGTTATTAAAGAAATCAATACAGGGAATCACTTGGTCTTTCATCGATATAATAGTTAATAAATTAGCCGTTTTCTTGACCACAATCTATATGGCACGTCTTTTAGATCCTAGTGTATATGGTTTGATTGGGATGATAGCGATATTTATTTCTATAGGGGGAAGTTTGGTCGACACTGGCTCTTCTGTTTCCCTGATTAGATCACCGCGGATCACTAGTTTAGATTCCTCTAGTGTATTTGTGGGTTCTATTATTATTTCGGTTATTTTATATGGTATATTTTATGTATTGGCGCCATTTATTGCAGATTTTTATGGTTACCAGATTCTCACAGAGATTATCCGCGTTTATTGTTTGATATTTATTATTTTAGGATTTCGGTCAGTCCAATATGCTATGTTGATACGAAGTTTAGAGTTCCGAAAGAACACTCTTATCAGTATCCCAGCGGTGCTTGTATCTATTTCGGTAGGAGTTAGTTTAGCTCATTATGGTTTTGGAGTATGGAGTTTGGTCTGGCTATACCTTAGCCAGCAGATAGTATTGACAATTTTATATTGGGGGACTTCCCGCGAAAGAATAAGATTTAAATTCTCTAAAAAAGTATTTTTAAAGCATTTTAATTTTGGATATAAACTCACTTTATCTGGGATTATGCACACAGCATTTACTAATCTTAATAATATATTTATAGGTAAATTCTATCCTTTAGCACAGTCGGGGTACTATGAGAGAGCTTATAGCCTTAATAACTATACCTCCAATTTATTTGTGATGATGGTAACACGGGTTATGTTACCTGTATTATCAAAAATACAAGGGGATAAGAATAAAATGGTTAATATTTTTGCATATTTGACAAGATATTCCTTTTTTGTCATGTCCTTCTTAATGATAATTATTATTGTATTTTCCAAGGAAATTCTATTGGTTCTCTTAGGTGAAAAATGGTTGCCCGCTGTTCCTTTTTTACAAATTCTATCACTCTATACAGCGTTTATGCCCATCCATACCTTTAATGTGAATATTTTGCAGATTTATGGTAGAAGTGATTATTTCCTTCGTGCAGAAATCTGTAAAAAGGTGTTTCAAGGTTTAGCAATGTTGGTTTTGTTTCAATTTGGGCTCTACTGGCTAGTATCTTCTTTGTTTTTCCTTTCCGTATTTGAGCTTTATATCAATGCCTATTTCGTGTCCAAAATTTTACCAGTGAGTGTAAAGCAACAGCTCCTAAATTACTCTAAAGAATTAATTTTATTTACGGTTGCCCTAGTTGCATCTTTTATGGTAATACGCACACGCTGGGCAGCACTCTACTACTGGCAGACTTTATTAGGAGTATTATTATTAATTATTTTGGTATATACACTGTTTTTTTATATATTTGAAAGGAAGAATCTACGATACATATTGACATTAAAAAAGGCGATGTAG
- a CDS encoding nucleotide sugar dehydrogenase, with translation MNPSSIKIAVIGLGYVGLPLARLFATQYPVVGFDINQERVAKLNEGHDDTLEVSDELLQSALVKENPLASSAKGLYCSANLEDIQEANVYIITVPTPVDKNNRPILTPLVKASETVGKVLKKGDIVIYESTVYPGATEEDCIPVVERVSGFKFNEDFYAGYSPERINPGDKEHTVEKILKVTSGSTPEIGQVVNDLYRSVITAGTHLAPTIKVAEAAKVIENSQRDINIAFVNELAKIFNLMDIDTHAVLEAAGTKWNFLPFKPGLVGGHCIGVDPYYLAQKAQEYGYHPEIILAGRRLNDSMGKYVAEQVVKAMIKKDIPVNNAEVLMLGVTFKENCPDVRNTKIVDVIAALEDFGVKITTFDPWACPKEVQHEYGIESTSTLPNQKFDAIVLGVAHKEFKDLDLASLKKDNAVVYDVKGVWTESEFRL, from the coding sequence ATGAATCCATCTTCTATAAAAATCGCCGTTATAGGTTTAGGTTATGTAGGACTGCCTTTGGCTCGATTATTTGCAACCCAATACCCTGTGGTAGGCTTTGATATTAACCAAGAGCGTGTGGCAAAACTCAACGAAGGGCACGATGATACTTTGGAGGTTTCCGATGAGTTGTTACAGTCAGCATTGGTCAAGGAAAATCCATTGGCATCATCTGCAAAAGGGCTCTATTGCTCGGCGAATTTAGAAGATATTCAAGAGGCTAATGTTTACATCATCACGGTGCCAACGCCTGTGGACAAAAACAATCGCCCTATTTTAACGCCATTGGTAAAAGCCAGCGAAACGGTGGGCAAGGTATTGAAAAAAGGCGATATTGTGATTTATGAATCTACCGTGTACCCTGGTGCTACGGAGGAAGATTGTATCCCAGTAGTAGAGCGAGTTTCGGGCTTTAAGTTTAATGAAGATTTCTATGCTGGATATTCGCCAGAACGCATCAACCCTGGGGATAAAGAGCATACGGTGGAGAAAATTTTGAAGGTTACTTCTGGTTCTACGCCAGAAATTGGGCAGGTGGTTAATGATTTGTACCGTTCGGTGATTACTGCAGGCACGCATTTAGCCCCAACTATCAAGGTGGCAGAAGCGGCAAAGGTGATTGAAAACTCACAGCGAGATATTAACATTGCGTTTGTTAATGAGTTGGCTAAGATATTTAACCTGATGGATATTGATACGCACGCCGTGCTGGAAGCTGCAGGGACAAAATGGAACTTTTTACCCTTCAAACCAGGTTTGGTGGGCGGACACTGCATCGGTGTAGATCCGTATTATTTGGCACAAAAAGCACAAGAGTATGGCTATCATCCTGAGATTATTTTGGCTGGAAGACGCCTTAACGACTCGATGGGGAAATATGTGGCAGAGCAAGTGGTAAAGGCGATGATTAAAAAAGACATCCCTGTAAACAATGCCGAGGTGCTGATGTTGGGCGTTACTTTTAAAGAAAACTGCCCCGATGTGAGGAATACGAAAATTGTAGATGTGATTGCCGCTTTGGAAGATTTTGGCGTTAAAATCACTACTTTTGACCCTTGGGCATGCCCGAAAGAAGTGCAGCACGAGTACGGCATAGAAAGTACCAGCACGCTCCCTAACCAAAAATTTGATGCCATTGTATTAGGCGTAGCCCATAAAGAATTTAAAGACTTAGACCTCGCCTCCCTCAAAAAAGACAACGCCGTGGTGTATGATGTGAAAGGCGTATGGACAGAAAGCGAATTTAGATTGTAA
- a CDS encoding SDR family oxidoreductase — protein sequence MKNILITGGAGFIGSNLTEYFLNQGHSVTVLDNFSTGHRHNIEPFFENPKFQLIEGDIRDLDTCRKACEGQDYVLHQAALGSVPRSIEDPITSNDVNVSGFLNMLVAARDAKIKRFVYAASSSTYGDSESLPKVEDVIGKPLSPYAITKYVNELYADVFSKTYGLECIGLRYFNVFGRKQDPKGAYAAVIPKFVIQLMNYQSPTINGDGTYSRDFTYIDNVIQMNERAMLTNNPKAINTVYNTAVGDRTTIKEMAHLLKEYLAAYDAKIGDVEILHGPNRLGDIPHSLASIDKAKENLGYQPTHEFKAGLKEAVDWYWGNLKA from the coding sequence ATGAAAAACATTCTCATCACAGGAGGGGCAGGTTTTATAGGCTCTAATCTAACGGAATATTTCCTCAACCAAGGGCATAGCGTCACGGTTTTGGATAATTTTTCCACAGGACACCGCCACAATATTGAACCTTTTTTTGAAAATCCAAAGTTTCAGTTGATAGAGGGCGATATCCGAGATTTGGACACTTGTAGAAAAGCCTGCGAGGGGCAAGATTATGTGCTCCACCAAGCGGCGCTCGGCTCTGTGCCTCGCTCCATTGAAGACCCTATTACCAGTAATGATGTGAATGTTTCGGGCTTCCTTAATATGTTGGTAGCGGCGAGAGATGCTAAAATCAAGCGTTTTGTCTATGCCGCAAGCTCCTCTACTTATGGCGATTCCGAATCTTTACCAAAGGTGGAAGATGTGATTGGAAAACCGCTATCGCCATACGCTATTACCAAGTATGTCAATGAGTTATATGCTGATGTGTTTAGCAAAACCTATGGTTTGGAGTGCATTGGTTTGAGGTATTTCAATGTTTTTGGTCGTAAGCAAGACCCCAAAGGGGCATATGCGGCGGTAATTCCGAAATTTGTCATTCAGTTGATGAACTACCAGTCGCCAACCATCAATGGTGATGGGACTTACTCTCGTGATTTCACTTATATTGATAATGTGATCCAGATGAATGAACGGGCGATGCTTACCAATAATCCGAAAGCCATCAACACGGTATATAATACCGCTGTGGGCGACCGCACCACGATTAAAGAAATGGCACACCTCCTCAAAGAATACCTTGCCGCTTATGATGCTAAAATTGGCGATGTAGAAATTCTCCACGGTCCTAATCGCTTGGGGGATATTCCACATTCGTTGGCATCTATCGATAAAGCCAAAGAAAACTTAGGCTATCAGCCCACCCACGAATTTAAGGCTGGATTAAAAGAAGCCGTGGATTGGTATTGGGGGAATTTGAAAGCTTAA